The DNA segment AATCGCCCTGCTGTTCAAACCCTTCTCGCAGACCGACGCCTCGATGACGCGCAAATATGGCGGCACCGGCCTCGGCCTGGCGATCTGCAAGCGCCTGGCCGAAATGATGGACGGCGACATCGGCGTCACCAGCCGCGAGGGCAGCGGCACGACCTTCCGGGTCAGGCTCTGGCTCGGCCTGGATGAAACCGGCGCGTTGCCGATCGAAACGGAGCAACCGGAGGAGTCGACGCAGATACGTTACCGGGATGTGCGGGTGCTGGTGGTGGATGACCAGCCGTTCAACCGCGACGTGGTCGAAGGACTGCTCGCCGCGGTCGGCGTCACTCCGCATCTGGCGGACAACGGCCAGGAAGCGCTCGACATGCTGTCCCTGGGCACGGACAGCTTCGATCTGGTGCTGATGGATATCCAGATGCCGGTGATGGACGGCCTCACGGCGACCCGGGTGATCCGCAAGCTGGAAGGCTTTGCGCAGCTGCCGATCATCGCCATGACGGCGCATACGATGGCGCACGAAAAGGAGAAAAGCGCCGATGCCGGCATGAACGACCATATCGGCAAACCCTTCGACGAATCCGGCTTCTACCAGATGCTGGCGAAATGGATTCCGCGCCACAAGCACTATCTGCCGGCCGTCGCGGAACCCCGCCCGGCTTCGACCAACGGAATGCCGCTGCTGGCCGGCGTCGATACCCGTGCCGGACTGGCGCTGCTGCTCGGCGACGAGACGCGCTATCGGCACTGGCTGGGCGACTTTGTCGCCGAGGCCCCCGCCGCCATGAAGCAGATACGGCTGGCGCTCGCCGCCGGCACGCCGGAGGCGGCCAGCATGACGGCGCATACCCTGAAGGGACGCATGGGCCTGCTCGGCATGAAGACCCTGCATGCCGTCGCCTCGGCCCTCGAAACGGCCATAGACAACGCCTCGCCGGCGAGCGAACTGCTGCTCGACCTGGAACGCGGCGTCGCCGCCATGTGCGCCGAAATTCAGCAAGGGCTCGGCCCCGTCACCCCGCCGGAAACCGCTGCCGAAGCCTTGCCCGGGGAACTGCCGCCCGGAACGCCGCCGGCTTCCGTGACCCGCCTGATCGAACGCTTGCAGGCCGGCGACAGCGATTGCGACCTGCTGGTCCGGGACTGTCTCGCCGAACTCAAGGACACGGCCTGGGTGCCGTGCCTGCACCACGTACTGATCCATATCCAGAACTTTGACTTTGACGCCGCCATCGCCCTGCTTTCCGGCAAGCGGCAGGCGCGGAACAAGGGGGGCTGACCCATGGACAAACTGATACTGCTGGTCGATGACGATCCCGCCGTGCTGGCAATCCTCAAGGAAAGCCTGCGGCCGCATTACCAGATCCGTATCGCCACCAACGGCCGGAAAGCGCTGGAACTGGCGCACCTGCAACCGCTGCCGGACCTGATCCTGCTCGACGTCAAGCTGCCCGACATGCACGGCTACGACGTCTGCACCCGGCTCAAGCAGGATCCGTTGACGGCAGCCATTCCGGTGATGTTCCTGTCCAGTCATTCCGATGTGGGCCACATCACCCACGGTCTCGAACTCGGCGCCGTGGATTACGTCAGCAAGCCGGTCGCGCCGCCGATCCTGCTGGCTCGCGTCCGCACCCATCTGCGCCTGCGCGAAGCGGGCGACCTGCTGCGCGACCAGAATGTGCATCTGGAAAGCCTGGTCAGCAAGCGTACCCGCGACCTCGAAGCCAGAACCATGGAGCTGCAGGCCCGCACCTCGGATTTGCAACTCAGCCAGGATCTCACCATCGTCGCGCTGGGCTCGATCGCCGAAACCCGCGACAACGAAACCGGCAACCACATTCACCGCACCCGGGCCTACGTCCAGGTCATGGCCCGGCGACTGGCTCCCACGCCCCGTTATCGGAATACCGTCTCGGAGGAACAATGGACCATGATCTGGAAATCCGCGCCATTGCACGACATCGGCAAAGTCGGCATACCCGACCACATCCTGCTCAAGCCGGACAAACTCACCGTGGAAGAATTTTCGGTGATGAAGCGCCACCCCGCCATCGGACGCGACGCGCTGCGCGATGCCGAAGCGCGGATGGGTACGGAAGGATCGTTTCTCAGCATCGCCAAGGAGATCGCCTACGGCCACCACGAACGCTGGGATGGCACCGGCTACCCGCAGGGACTCAGCGGAGAGGCGACGCCGCTCTCGGCGCGGCTGATGGCGCTGGCCGACGTCTACGACGCCCTGATCCACAAGCGCGTCTACAAGCCCGCGTGGTCTCACGCGGAAGCCGTCGAGATGATCCGCGAGGGGCGCGGCAAACATTTCGATCCATCGCTGGTCGACTGCTTTCTGGAAGACGCCGACGAGTTTCGTTACATCGCATCGAGATTCAGCGACGACGCTGAAGAGGAAAATTGAATGAGTGAGACTTTCCGGGTATTTGCAGTAGACGACGATCCATTCGTCCTCGACATCATCCACAGGATTCTCGACACCGAGTGCGAAGTGGAAACCTTCGACAGCGTCGAAGCCTGCGCGCCGCGCCTGGAGACGGTCAAACCCGACATGTTCCTGCTCGACGTGCGGATGCCCGGCATGGACGGCTATGCCTTCTGCCGCCAGCTCAAGGACGACGAGAACTTTTCGACTATTCCGGTCACCTTCGTATCCGGGCAGGACACCATCGATGCCAGGATCAAGGGCTACGATGCCGGCGGCGAGGATTTCATCGTCAAGCCCTTCGAAGTGGAGGAAGTGCTGCGCAAGGTCAAGGTCGCCAAGCAGATCGTGCAAGCGCGCCTCGCCCTGGAACAGCAGGCCAAGGAGGCGCAGAAGTTTTCCTTCATGGTCATGTCCACCATGGAGGAAGCCGGGATTGCCCTCAATTTCATGTGCCAGCTGGTGGCC comes from the Sulfuritalea hydrogenivorans sk43H genome and includes:
- a CDS encoding response regulator, with translation MDKLILLVDDDPAVLAILKESLRPHYQIRIATNGRKALELAHLQPLPDLILLDVKLPDMHGYDVCTRLKQDPLTAAIPVMFLSSHSDVGHITHGLELGAVDYVSKPVAPPILLARVRTHLRLREAGDLLRDQNVHLESLVSKRTRDLEARTMELQARTSDLQLSQDLTIVALGSIAETRDNETGNHIHRTRAYVQVMARRLAPTPRYRNTVSEEQWTMIWKSAPLHDIGKVGIPDHILLKPDKLTVEEFSVMKRHPAIGRDALRDAEARMGTEGSFLSIAKEIAYGHHERWDGTGYPQGLSGEATPLSARLMALADVYDALIHKRVYKPAWSHAEAVEMIREGRGKHFDPSLVDCFLEDADEFRYIASRFSDDAEEEN